GCCGGCGTCGAGATCCGCCACGCCGAGCCCAGATCCTCGTAGGCGATGACCGGCGACCGCGTATGGATGCGCGCGCCGCCCCGCGCCGCATGGTCCGCGAGCCCGCGGACATAGGCAAGCGGCTGGATTGTCCCGGCGCGGCGATCGAGGAGGGCGCCGGCATAGGCTTGGCTTCCGGTGAAATGCGCAGCCTCGCGTGCATCGAGCAGCCGGACGTCGGCGCCCCTTGCCCGCCATTGCCGCGCGCGCTCGGCAATGTCGCCATGGCCTTTTCGTCCGACCGCGCAGTGGAGCGTGCCGCGATGAACGGCCTCGCAGTCGATGCCGAGGCGTTCGATGAGGTCGAAGACGAGCCGGGGTGCCTCGCCGAGCTGACTCACCAGCCGTTCGCCATAAGGCGCCGCGAGCGATGCGACGAGGTCGTCCGGCATCACCCACATGCCGGCGTTGACGAGGCCGACATTGCGGCCGGCGCCGCCGAAACCGATGTCTTCGGCCTCGAGGACGACCGGCGCCAGGCCCGCCGCAGCGAGATGAAAGGCGGCCGAACAACCGGTGAAGCCGCCGCCGACGATCACGGCGTCGGCGACTATCTCTTTTGCAAGGGGCGTGCCCGGCGACAGAGACGGCACCGTTGCCTCCCACAGGCCGTGGCTCAGCGGGTCGTTGTTCATAGCGTTGCCGGGGCGACCATGGCCCTCGCTCCCCTGCCCCTGCCGCCAAAGAAAAGAGGCGTATCATGCGATATGGGAATTATCGGCTTTGAAACTGCCCCGTCAAACGACTATTCGGACACAACTGGTTCTCGAATGGAATGAACATGACGCCGCGCCGCTTCCTTCCGCCGACCGCCCTGCTCTGTGCGTTCGAGGCAGCAGCGCGTACCCAGAGTTTCACCCAGGCGGCGCGCGAACTGTCGCTGACCCAGAGCGCGGTGAGCCGGCAGATCCGCGCACTCGAGGATATATTGGGCGCGCCGCTCTTTCACCGCGAGAAGCAGAAGGTCTTCCTGACGCTCGCGGGAAGCGCCTACGCGCGCGAGATACGCGACGCGCTCAATCGGATTTCGGGCGCGACGCTGGGCTTCCGGGCCAATCCGGGTGGCGGGACGCTGCATATCGCGGCGCTGCCGCTGTTCGGCGCCCGCTGGCTGATGCCGCGCCTCCCGCGCTTCCTCGCCGCCCATCCGGACCTGTCGGTCAATGTGACGACGCGCCTCGCACCCTTCGATTTTCGTTTCGATCCGGTCGATGCAGCGATCCATTTCGGCCTGCCCGAATGGCCGGGGTCGCGCCTCGATTTCCTGATGAACGAAAATGTGGTGCCGCTTTGCAGCCCCGCCCTCGCCGCTCAGCTTGGCTGCACGGCGCCCGCCGACCTCATCGATGCGCCGCTGCTCCATCTCGTCTCGCGCCCGGACGCCTGGGAACGCTGGTTCGCAGCGATGCAGGTCGATCCCGGCGAAGTCCACGGGATGTTGGTCGACCAGTTTGCGCTGGGCATCGAAGCGGCGCGCGCTGGCCTCGGCGTTGCGTTGCTGCCCGAATTTCTCGTCGCTTCCGAACTCGCGCGCGGCGAACTCGTCAAAGTGTTCGACGCGCCATGGCAGGGTCCCGAGAGCTATTATCTCGTCCGACCCGACACGCATGAAAACTACACCCCGCTCGACGTGTTCGCGGACTGGATCATTTACGAGGCGGGCTTGCCGTCGAACTGACCCGATCGCACCGGCCGCGAATAGCGCGCCAACTCGCGCACAAGATGATCGAACAGGATGCTGACGCGAGGCAGGCGCCGCAAATCTTCATGCGCGACGATCCAGGTGTCGAGCCCCGGCAGAAGCAGGTCAGGAAGCACAGCTTTTAATCGGCGATCGGCAAGCCCTATTCTCCGCTGCATCACTGCGATGCCCATTCCCGCCCTTGCGAGCGCGATCTGGGCCGGATGACTGTCTGTCCGCATCTTGAAACGGTTGCGGGCGATGCCGGGCAATAGCGCCGCGGTGAACTTCAGATCCGCGGGCTCGCGGTCGGACCCGATGATATCGTGGGCGGCGAGATCGGCGGGAGTGTCCGGCATTCCCTTGCGCGCCAGATAATCTTCATGAGCGAAAAGGCCGAGTTCGATCACCCCGATCTTCTTGGCGACAAGCGCACCCTCGCGCGGCGGATGCATGCGGATGGCAATATCGACCTCCTGTTCGATCAGATCGGCCGTCGCGTTGCTCAACGAAAGCTCGATCATGATCCCCGGATGCGCCGCCTGCAGCTTCGCCAATATCGGTGGCAGGACTTCGATGCCTACGACCTCCGACGCGCTCAACCGGACAGTGCCGGCGATTTCGCCGGCCGGGGCAGACGCGACGCGCCCGAACAATTCGGATGCCCTGTCCATCGCGCGGGCACTGTCGGCCAGCGAGCGCGCATGCTCTGTCGCCGCAAGGCCGTTCGCCGACCGGGTGAAGAGCACCGTACCCAGTCGCTGTTCAAGCGCCGCGATCCGCGATCGGACGGTTGGCTGCGCCAGCCCGAGCCGCCGCGCCGCACCGGACAAGCTGCCTTCTTCGAACGCCGCGAGAAATGCCTGCTGATCTTCCCAGGGAATGGTACCGCTCATCATTTTTTGATTAGCAGTTTCGAAAGTTTTGCCAATTTCTTTCGCCTGCCCCAGCCCTATCCTTGGCTCCGGATTACAGGAGATCGAAGATGACCAACGAGAACACCACAACCACCGCATTGATACTCGGCGCGACAGGCGGCATCGGCGGCGCGATCGGCGCCGCGCTCCGGCGCCGGGGATGGACCGTCAAGGCGCTCGCGCGCGATCCGGCCAAGGCGGCAGCCGGCTGGCAAAATGGTTCGTCGCCCCTGTGGATCGCCGGCGACGCGATGAACGAGGCCGACGTCGTGGCGGCCGCGGCCGGGACGTCGGTGATCGTCCATGCCGTCAATCCGCCGGGCTATCGCAACTGGGACCGTCTGGTGCTGCCGATGATCGGGAACAGCCTTGCCGCCGCGCGGGCAGCAGGCGGCGCCCGCATCATACTCCCGGGCACAGTCTATAATTTCGAGGCCGGAACAACGACCGTCGTGGACGGCACGACGCCGCAATCGGCGCGATCGCGCAAAGGCGCCATTCGCACGAAAATGGAAAGGCTGCTCGAAGATGCCGCGCCCGACGTGCCCAGCCTGATCCTGCGGGCGGGAGATTTTTTCGGCCCCGGAATCCGGCAAAGCTGGTTCGCGCAAGCAATGGTCACGCCCGGCGCACCGGTTCGGCGGATCGTCAATCCGGCGATCGGCGCGGGCCACAGCTGGGCTTATCTTCCCGACCTCGCCGAGACTTTCGCCCGTTTGATCGAAATGCCCGACCGGCTCGATGCTTTCGAGCGCCTCCAGTTCGAGGGTCATGTCGATGCAAGCGGCACGGAAATGATCGAGGCTGTGCGAGCTGCCGTCGGCCGGGATATTCCGGTGCGGGCCTTTCCCTGGTGGCTGATGCGGTGCCTTGCCCCGTTCGGCGGTTTTCCGCGCGAAGTGGTCGAAGTCGAGCCCTATTGGCGCCACCCCATGCGGCTCGACAACCGGCGCCTTCAACGCCTGCTCGGTAACGAGCCGCACACGCCGCTCGACACGGCTGTCAGGCATACGCTCGAAGCGCTTGGCTGCCTCGATCAACGCGGCACCCTGTCGCAAGCCGCGTGACGGCGCGCCATCCGACGGATCGCGCAGCCCGTCCGGAAAGGCTTTTACAATCCCCTGGCGCCCCGTTATGGGGCCCGCGGCCGAAATCGCCAGCCGACGGCGCGGCGCCCAGGCAAGTAGCAACTCTCATCATTGCCGGCATTTTTTCCGGGAAGATTTCTTTCGAACATGTCGAGCAGCGGGTTGATACAGACGTTCATGCAGATCAGGCCGGCGCTGCACCGGTTTCTGGTCGTGCGCGGGGCTTCGACCGCCGAAGCCGAAGATATGCTGCAGGAAATCTCGCTGCGGCTTTCGACGGCCAATATCGGCCCGGTGGCGGAGGTCCGCGCCTATCTGTACAAAATGGCGTCGAACCAGTTTCAACTGCATCGCCGTACCGAGCAGCGCCGCGCGCGCCGCGAGGAAGACTGGGTGGACGCGAACAGCGCCAGCGAACGAGACATCGACCCCGCCGCCTCCGCCGAAGCCCGGCTGATCCAGCGCGAAGAGCTTGCCATTCTCCAGACGGCGCTATCGAAACTTCCCGAACGGACACGGTGGATATTCATGCAATTCCGGGTCGAAGGCCTGCCGCAAAAACAGATCGCCAACGCGCTGGAGATCAGCGTCAGCGCCGTGGAAAAGCATCTGACGCGCGCTTATGGGGAAATTGCCGCCACGAAGCTGTTGCTGGATGGGGATCATGACCTGCCGCGGCATCTCAGGAACACAGGGGGCGTGTCATGAGCATCGCGGAACAGGATCCTATCATCGAGCGGGCCATCGAATGGCACGTCCGGCTGCGCGACGGCGGCGACGACGCCTGGGAAGCATTTGCCGCCTGGCTCGAAGCAGATCCGCGCCATGCGGACGCCTATGAGCGGATCGAGGCGCTCGACGACCGGATCGGTCCGCTGCTGGACGATATCGATCGCCGGCAACCCGCCAATGACCTCCACGACGAGCCTCAGCCCCGGCGCCGGTTCCTCTATTGGGCGGGCGGCGCGCTGGCGGCGTCGGTCGCGGCCGCCTTGCTCCTGATACCGCAACTGGCCTCGCAATCGTACGAAATCGCAACCAGCGCCGGCGAGCGGCGCCAGCTCGCGCTCGAACAGGGCACCGATATCGCGCTCAACGGTGACACGAAGCTTGTTCTGGACCGGGAGAACACACGCTCGGCGGAGCTGGTCAAGGGGCAGGTCCTGTTTCGTGTCCGGCACGATGACAACCGGCCGTTCGTCGTCGCGGTTGGCGATGTCCGGATCGTCGATGTCGGCACGATATTCGAAGTGGTGCGCGACGGCGGCGAGATTCGCGTGGCGGTGTCGGAAGGCAAGGTCGAATATCGCGCCGCGGGCAAGACCGTCCCGCTCGACGCCGGGCAGTCGCTGATTGCCGCGAGCGACGGAAAAATCACGGTGTCCGATACGCCCATCGAGGCCGTGGGGTCGTGGCAACACAAGCGATATCTGTACGCGGGCGCCCCGCTCTCGCGCGTCGCGGCCGACCTGTCGCGTAGCCTCGGCGTCGGTATCGGCGTCGATCCGGAACTCGGCAACCGGCCGTTTTCGGGCAACCTGCATATCGAGGGCGCCAGCGAAGCCGAATTGCACCGCCTCGCCGCCGCGCTCGACGTCCGTCTCCAGCGTGAAGGGCGTATCTGGGTCATGAGGCCGCCAACAAGTGCGCCGGATTGAGCTGGTTGCGGCCGCGGGTGCCGTGGCCATCGGTCTTGGCAGCGCGGCCCCGGTGTGGGCCCAGAGCTTCGATGTTCCGCCCGGTCCCCTCGGTGATGTCGCGGGACGGATCGGTGCGCAATCGGGCACGACGGTAACGGTTCCCGATCCCGAACTCGCCAAGCGGCGCTCGCCGGGCGTGCGCGGCCGCCTTGGCCTGCGCGAAGCGCTCCGCCGCGCCCTCGCCGGGACCGGCGCCGAAGCACGCTTCTTCGACGGACGCACGGTCCGCATCGTCCGCCGCACCGTAACGGTACCGAAAGCGCCGAAACCGTCGCGGCCGAAACCCGCCGTCCGGCCCGTCGCCCCGCCACCCGCAGCGGAAGCCCCGGAAGAGATCATCGTCACCGGCAGCAAGGCACAAACGTCGCTCGACAGCTATCCGGGAACGGCAAACATCATCGATATCGCCGGCAGTTGGAGCACCCGCAACGGCACCGACGGAACGGCGGCGATCACGCGGCTCCTGCCATCGCTTTCGACGACCAATCTCGGCAGGGGCCGGGAAAAAATCTTCATTCGCGGGGTCGCCGACAGCAGCTTCAACGGCCCGACGCAATCGGCGACCGGGCAATATCTGGGCGACGTCCGCCTCACCTTCAACGCACCCGACCCGTCGCTGAACCTTTACGATATGCGGAGGGTGGAGGTGCTCGTCGGCCCGCAGGCGCCGTTGTACGGGGCGGGATCGCTCGGCGGCATCATCAGGTTCGTGCCGAATACGCCCGACCTTCACCGGCTGTCGGGCAGCGCATCGGCCCTTACCGAATATACCAAGGGCGGCGGTCTCGGCGGCGAAGTCAACGCCATGCTCAACATCCCGATTTCGGACGGGCGCTGGGCCGCGCGAATGACCGCCTCGATCGGCGAGCGCGCCGGCTATATCGATGCGCCGGCGCAGGGCGCAAAGAATATCAACCCGACGCAAAGCTATGGCTATCGCATCGCGCTGCGCGGCGAAGATGTCGGCGGCTGGACCCTCGACCTTGGCCATGTCCGGCAACATATCGAGACCGCCTCGGGCCAATATGTCCTGCATGGCCCCGGTGAGCCGACGATCGCACAGCCTTTCCGCAGCGATTATCGCCTTGCCTATTTGCGGGCCGAAAAACAGCTCGGCGACGCCGCGCTGGTATCGACCACCGCCGTCGTGCGGCACGATCTCGAGAGCGAATTCGATGCCAGCCCGCTGTTCGAAATCACCTCCCGGTTCGGGGAAGCGAGCAAGATCTTCATCCTGTCGCACGAGACCCGCGTCTCGGGCGGCGGTCGGCGAACGCCGTGGGTGATCGGGGCGAGTGCGATCTATAGTCGCAGCCTCGTTTCGCAGTTTCTGGATCTCGCCGACTTCCCGAGGATCGCGGTCGAGGTCGTCGACCGGAACCTCGACACGGCGCTCTATGGCCGGGTTACGCGTTCGCTGAGCCCGTCGCTATCCGTGACGGTCGGGGGGCGCCTGACCTACGCGAGGACCGAAAGCTACATCCGCGATCCCAAACCGCCGAATACCGCCGAAAGCTTTCGCGACGGCGCGCGCTTCTCACGGACGGTGGCGCTCGACTGGCAGCCCGGCGGCCTCTTCTCGGCGTTTGTCCGTCACGATCAGGGGTTTCGCGCCGGCGGCCTGACCGCTTATCCGACGGCCCTCGGGCTCGTTGCCCAGCCATTCCGTCCGGACACGCTGGATATGTACGAACTGGGGGTCAGGCTCGGCCGATCCGACCGCGACGAGCTTTCTCTCCGCGCCGCCTTCTTCCTGAACAAATGGCACAATATGCAGGCCGACCTCATCGACGTGACGGGGTTTCCCTATACCGCCAATGTCGGAAACGGGCGGATTGTCGGCCTCGACGCCGAACTACGCTGGCGGCCGGACCACGAGCTGCTTCTCACTGCGTCGGCATTCGTCAACGATAGCCGCCTGACGCCATCCGAAGCGGTCGGCCCCGCGGGCAAGGGCCAGCCGCTGCCGAACGTCGCCGGCGTCGGGGGCCGGCTGGCGGCGGACTGGCGCCGCGAACTCTCTGCGGACAGGACACTGACCGCCAGGGCGGCCGTACGCTATGTCGGGAAATCGCGCCTCGGCGTCGGGTCGGTGCTCGACATACCGCAAGGCGGCTATGCCGTCATCGACATGGGCGTCGGGATCGACGTCGGACGGATCGCGCTTTCGCTCAATCTCGACAATGTGGCCGACGCGCGCGGCAATACCTTCGCCTTCGGCAACCCGTTCTCGGTCGTTCGCCGCGATCAGGTAACCCCGCTTCGCCCGCGCTCGCTGCGGCTCGGCATCGACTTCGCCTTCTGAACCGCCGGGCGCGCGGAGGCTCCGTTTTGCACAAAAATGCGCTCCCGCCGGATTTATGGTGGGGATTCCTCCGGGGCACGGTGTCCTAGGCGTGAAGGACGGCGAACCGACAGCGGTCGGCGCGCCTCGTTCGGACGTTCATGTCTAGTGGAGGACATATGAGAAATACCTGGATTCTGGCGCCTGTACTCGCGATTGCGGTCACGGGCTGCGCCAGCAACGCCGACCAGCGGGCCGCGGTTCGCGGGGCGCTGATCGGAGCGGCCGGCGGCGCCGTGGTCAGCGCGGCAACCGGCGGCGATTTGGCGGAAGGCGCGGCGATCGGCGCGGTCGGCGGCGCCGCAATCGGTGTCATCACGCAGGATGGCCGCCAGCGCAAAGTCTATCGCGACCGCGACGGGCGCCGGTACTGGGTCGATGACCATGGCCGCCGCCGCCACATTTCGGACCGGCGCTGACCCTTTTTCACAACCGAATGACGATGCGCGGCCCCGAGCGGCCGCAAGATACACATGATGGAGTATGATATGCGTAGCGTAATGACGTCCCTGCTTTTCGCCGTGTCGGCGGCAGCTTTTGCAGCCCCGGCGATGGCTCAGGACGCGCCGAGCGGCCTCAGGGTCGGCGTAATCGGCGGGCTCGACATCGTCCGCCCCGGCAGCACCGAGGATTCGGACGTCGCCGGCGACGATCAGAGCACCGAAGGCTTTCTCTATGGCGTCGATGCCGGTTACGATCTGGCGCTCGGCGGGGTGGTCGTGGGCATCGAAGGCGAGTGGAGCGATTCGACCGGCAAGACCAAGACCGATCGCAGCGACCCCAATTTCTTCGGCTATGGCAAAGTGGCGCCGGGCCGCGACCTGTATGTCGGCGCCCGCGTCGGCTTTGCCGCCGGCCCCGATACGCTGATCTACGCGAAAGGCGGCTATACGAACGCCAGGCTGAACGTCGTTGCCTCGAACGGCGACATCGACCGCAAGGAACGATTCCAGCTCGACGGCTGGCGGATCGGCGCCGGCGTCGAACATGCGATCGGAAGCCGCAGCTACGCCAAGATCGAATATCGTTACTCCAACTATACCGAAGCGGATTTCCGTTTCCGCGACGGCGACACCACCGACCGGTTCGAGGTCGACACCGACCGGCACCAGATCGTCGCCGGCGTGGGGTTCCGCTTCTAAGCACCAGCAGCGCGGCAGGCACGCCCTGCCGCGCTCTTCCCTGTCGCAGCGGACATTGTCCGCGGTCATTACCGACGCCATCCGTTAGTCGGAGCAGAGGCGTATCGGAACCTGGCGCCCCCTCCCCCTCCCTGCCCTGTTTCGATACTGCCCTGCCCCGATGACCTGCGGAGCCGCGCGCGATACCGTGCGCGGCTCCGCAGGCTTTTTTTGCCCCGACTACCTTGCCGTGTTTCAACCGGCTTCGATGACTGAATCCGAAAATGGCCGATGCCGGCCGCAGGGCGAATGATCACGCTTGCCCGGTAAAGCTATCAGCAGGACTTCGACGAAAGTTGCGACTTCGCGCGTAAACTATTCTGCGAGGATGGCACCAAATTTCGGGAATGGTAGCGGAGGAGGGAACGAGAAGGAGTGCATAAGCCCCTGATAAACAAAGACCCTTTATTTCTCCGTCCCGAAAATACCCCCAGCGATACCCCCAACCACCGGTGGTTGCGGTAACCAGTTCATCCTCCGCGACGAACCGATTCCCTAGTATAAATTGGCCGGCATCTCACCTTCATTACGGCAGGGCTCCTGCCCCTTGATGGACCGTCCACCATGTCAAAACTCGGCAGAAGAACCGATGTTTCCCACGCGCGTAAGCCAGACCGCGAGCTAAACAATTTCAGCCAGCGCCGAGCATGCCTGTCTTGGTCCCATGGTGCTTTGAGTGACCTCGCTGAACCACACTGAACACTGAAGTACTGGCCGCGATAGTCGCGAAGCGCACTTCGTGCAGTGGAATTTATCTCGATTGTCGGGTCACCGACTTCGCTAGCGCCTCATGGCTCGCGGAACGCATCACCCCTGTGATGTTCCGTCCCCTCTTCATCGTGCTTATCCATATGCGCGTCTCGCAGGATATCGATGCCGCCGTAAAGAGCGATCCCCGCAACGGCGACACCGACAACAAGATCGGGCCAGTTCGAGCCTGTCAGCATGACAATGATCCCTGCCAGAATAATGCCACCGTTGGCGACGAAGTCGTTAAAGCTGAAGGTTGTTGCAGCGCGTAAGTTGAGGTCCTTTTGCTGCAGCTTCTGAAGCAGGCGAAGGCAAACTAGGTTCACCACCGCAGCAACCGCGGCCATGGCCATCATCATGATGCCGCCCGGTTCCGATCCCTCCACAAAACGTCGGATAGCATCGGCGATCACGCCTCCTGCGAGCACGAGAAGAAGAATGCCTGACAAGCGCGCGGCGTTTCTTTTCCATGTGCGTGTTCGTGTAAGCGCGAGGAGGCTCAGGACGTAGACGAGGGCGTCAGAGGAGTTGTCCAGTCCATTGGCGATGAGGGCGTTCGAGTCGGCGAAATAGCCGAAAATAAAGAAGCCTACGGCCAGCGCGACATTGAGCCAGAGAACGACCCATAGCGTTCTTCGCTTGTCTGCGGTTTCAAGATGCAGCTCGCCTTCGCCGCTCATTCCGAACCTCCTAAATCGTACTCCCCAACCTCAGTCTCACACGTGCAAGCCGGTAGCGGTGAGCAATTTTCAATCAATGCCCGCTCTGCCCTTTGGGCGCTTTGAGCGACGTGGCCGGGCAGCGATGGAAAATACGCGCCACACCGCGATAATTGCGCGTGACCAACCGCTCGGAACTGCGCTCTTCGATGGTGAGATGACGAACCCTCATCGGCCGTTCGTGCCCTGCGAATGGCATATGCGCGTGGGTATAGGCGATTGCATCGCCCTCATCCCGCCAGATACGCAGGGCAGCAGGCGCTCCGTCCGGAAGCTGCACTTCTGCGTAATAGCCATCTGCAAAGAATACCCATGCCGGACCGGATTCGCACGACGCCGTTTCCCCTAGGCTCCAGACTCCGGCGAGAGGCGCTGGCGTGACATCGTCTTGTGCCAGGGCCGGACCGACCATCATGCCAGGGCCGGCGAGCGCTACTGCTATCTTGAATTTTCTCATCTTTTTTCACCTTCAATCCAACTTCTCGCCTTGCGTCACGTTTCTTGCAGCGGACGAGACGGCGCTTCGATGGTCTCGCCATCATCCGGAGCGGCTGCTTGCTGCAATGTCTTCCTAAAGATCAGGCTGACAATGGCGGGTAGAACGAACAGCGTCAGCGCGGTTGCGGTAATCAAGCCGCCGATCACCACGGTAGCGAGCGGTCGCTGCACTTCGGCTCCAGTCCCGGTGGCCAGTGCCATGGGGACGAAACCAAGCGACGCGACGAGCGCTGTCATCAGGACCGGGCGAAGACGCGCCAGGGCACCATCGACGATCGCATCGCTCAGCTCCAGCCCCCGCTCCAAACGTTGTTTGATGGCAGTGATCATCACGAGGCCATTGAGCGTGGCCACGCCGGACAAAGCGATGAAGCCCACGGCTGAGGAAATCGAGAACGGCATGCCGCGAAGCGCGAGGAAAAATACACCGCCGGCCAAAGCCAGCGGGATCGCGCTGAACACCGCCAAGGCTGACGTCCAACTCCCCACTGCCGCATAGAGGAGCAAAAGGATCACCGCGAAAGCGAGCGGAACCACGATGGAGAGGCGTTGCTGTGCCTGCTGCAGGTTCTGGTATTGCCCGCCCCATTCGATGAACGAGGCCGACGGCAGATCGACGTTTGCCGCCACTTCCGCCTGGGCCTCGTTGACGAAGGAACCGAGGTCGCGTTCGCGCACATTGGCGGAAACGATTACCAATCTGCGGCCCTGCTCTCGCCGAACTTCCGCGAGACCGTCAACCACCTCGAAGTCTGCAACCGCGCGCAATGGAACGCTGTCTCCATTCGGGAGTGCGATCGGCAAGGTTCCGAGCTGATCGAAATCGTTGCGATCGGCATCGGACAACCGAACCACGATATCGAACCGGCGGTCACCCTCGAACACCAGTCCGGCTTCACGGCCACCAAGCGCCACAGCCACCGACTGCGCCACATCTTCTACCGTCAGTCCGTATCGGCCGATTGTCGCTCGGTCGAACGCGATGTCGAGCGTTGGGAAACCCGAGACCTGCTGAACCTTCACGTCGGCTGCGCCCTCTATACCATTAAGGATCGCCGCAACTTCGTTGGCCGAAGACGTCATGGCGGTGAGATCGTCACCATAAAGTTTCACGGCGACATCACCGCGCACACCGGCGATCAGTTCGTTGAAGCGCAGTTCGATCGGTTGGCTGAATTCGTAGAGATTGCCGACGAGGTCGCCGAGCGCTTCTTCCATCTCGCTAACGAGATCATCCTTGGAAAGCGAGGGGTCTGGCCACTCGTTTCTCGGCTTGAGGATGACATAGGCGTCCGAGATATTCGGCGGCATCGGATCGGTCGCGACTTCGGCCGTCCCGGTCCGGGAGAAGACCAGTTCGACCTGCGGAAACTGCTTGAGACGGCCTTCGACCTGCTTTTGCATATCGAGTGAACGCTCGAGCGGGGTTGAAGGTATACGCAGCGATTGAACCGCCAAATCCCTCTCATCGAGCTGCGGCGTGAACTCACTCCCCAGAAAGGTGAAGACCAGCGCCGCGAGTGCAAATACTCCTACACCCGTCCCGATTACCGGCCACGGGCGAGCGAGCGCCTTGCGTAGCAGGGGCCCATAGCGCTCTTTGGCCAAGCGGATCGGCTTCATTTCCGTCTCGCTCACCTTTTTATTCAGCAAAAGTGCAATCATTGCCGGCACAAAGGTGAGCGAGAGGATGAAGGCCGATGCCAGCGCGAGCATCACGGTGATGGCCATGGGCGAAAAGGTCTTGCCTTCGACCCCGCTGAAGGTGAGCAAGGGGGCGAAGACAAGCAGGATGATCGCTTGCCCATAGACCGTCGGTTTGATCATTTCCTGTGCGGCAAGGCGTGTCTCGACGAGCCGCTCCGACAGGGTTAGCAGACGGCCCTCATGCTCCTGCCTGGCGGCAAGACGGGCGATACTGTTCTCAACGATGATGACGGCGCCATCGACGATCAGCCCGAAATCGAGCGCGCCAAGGCTCATCAGATTGCCCGATACGCCCAGCCGGTTCATGCCAATGGCTGCCATCAGCATAGAAAGCGGGATCACCAGTGCGGCTATGATCGCGGCACGAATATTGCCGAGCAGCAGAAACAGGATCACGATGACCAGCAGCGCACCCTCGGTCAGGTTGTTGCGCACAGTCCTGATCGTCGCGTCCACCAGAGTGGAGCGATTGTAGACGATTTCCACCGTCACTCCTAAGGGCAGCGACCCGCGCACTTCTTCCAGTCGCTCGGCGGCACCGGCGGCGACCGTGCGGCTATTTTCGCCCGCGCGCATCAACACTGTGCCGATGACTGCCTCTTCACCGTTGAGCGAACCTGCGCCTGTTCGCAGATCACCGCCCACTTCAACCGTGGCAATATCGGCCACGCGAATGGGAATGCCCTCGCGTGTCGCGACAACGGCCTGTTTGATATCTTCAACGGTACCCAGCCGTGCATCGACCCGGGCGAGCAAGGCCTCCCCTGCGCGCTCGACGAAGTTCGCACCTTCGGCTTGGTTCGCGGCTTCAAGCGCCGTGATGACCTGCTCGATTGAAACGTCGTAGCCCGCGAGGCGATCTGGATCGGGCTGCACAAGATACTGTTTTACGTAGCCACCAATCGTATCGACGCCCGCAACTCCATCGGCCGATCGCATGAGCGGAGCTACAATCCAGTCCTGAACAGTACGCAGGTATGCCGCTCTCGCCACCTCGGTATCCAGCACCTCACCGTCATCGGTGACGAAGCTTCCATCGGGTTGCCATCCCATCGGTCCGCCGCTCGGCGTATCGTTGCCGTAGGCCCCATCGAACTCGACGGTGTACATCAGGACTTCACCGAGCCCGGTGGAGATTGGCCCCATCGAAGGTTCGGCACCCTCAGGCAGCGAGGCGGCAAGTGTAGCAAGCCTTTCTTCCACCTGCGTCCGCGCGAAATAGAGGTCGGTGCCCTCCTCGAAAATCGCGGTTACCTGGCTGAACCCGTTGCGAGAGATCGAGCGGGTCATCTCCAGCCCTTCGATACCCGCCATGCCGGTTTCGACCGGGAAGGTAACCTGCGTTTCGATT
The Sphingopyxis macrogoltabida genome window above contains:
- a CDS encoding NAD(P)/FAD-dependent oxidoreductase yields the protein MNNDPLSHGLWEATVPSLSPGTPLAKEIVADAVIVGGGFTGCSAAFHLAAAGLAPVVLEAEDIGFGGAGRNVGLVNAGMWVMPDDLVASLAAPYGERLVSQLGEAPRLVFDLIERLGIDCEAVHRGTLHCAVGRKGHGDIAERARQWRARGADVRLLDAREAAHFTGSQAYAGALLDRRAGTIQPLAYVRGLADHAARGGARIHTRSPVIAYEDLGSAWRISTPAGQVVAPWVIMATDAYSRGACADIRREQVMLPYFQLATRSLSPELAATILPGRQGAWDTRSILSSFRLDAQGRLVFGSVGALRGLGKAIHADWGQREIARLFPQLGKVELEYRWYGRIGMTGDAVPRLHLHGRNMVSVSGYNGRGIAPGTTFGRDLARLALGEIGLEDFSLPLSDLRAAPFGGCRSAFYEAGAQLAHFTGSRFHQPVHRGS
- a CDS encoding RNA polymerase sigma factor translates to MSSSGLIQTFMQIRPALHRFLVVRGASTAEAEDMLQEISLRLSTANIGPVAEVRAYLYKMASNQFQLHRRTEQRRARREEDWVDANSASERDIDPAASAEARLIQREELAILQTALSKLPERTRWIFMQFRVEGLPQKQIANALEISVSAVEKHLTRAYGEIAATKLLLDGDHDLPRHLRNTGGVS
- a CDS encoding NAD(P)H-binding protein; the protein is MTNENTTTTALILGATGGIGGAIGAALRRRGWTVKALARDPAKAAAGWQNGSSPLWIAGDAMNEADVVAAAAGTSVIVHAVNPPGYRNWDRLVLPMIGNSLAAARAAGGARIILPGTVYNFEAGTTTVVDGTTPQSARSRKGAIRTKMERLLEDAAPDVPSLILRAGDFFGPGIRQSWFAQAMVTPGAPVRRIVNPAIGAGHSWAYLPDLAETFARLIEMPDRLDAFERLQFEGHVDASGTEMIEAVRAAVGRDIPVRAFPWWLMRCLAPFGGFPREVVEVEPYWRHPMRLDNRRLQRLLGNEPHTPLDTAVRHTLEALGCLDQRGTLSQAA
- a CDS encoding LysR family transcriptional regulator, whose product is MRWLWCSRWSSSISCNPEPRIGLGQAKEIGKTFETANQKMMSGTIPWEDQQAFLAAFEEGSLSGAARRLGLAQPTVRSRIAALEQRLGTVLFTRSANGLAATEHARSLADSARAMDRASELFGRVASAPAGEIAGTVRLSASEVVGIEVLPPILAKLQAAHPGIMIELSLSNATADLIEQEVDIAIRMHPPREGALVAKKIGVIELGLFAHEDYLARKGMPDTPADLAAHDIIGSDREPADLKFTAALLPGIARNRFKMRTDSHPAQIALARAGMGIAVMQRRIGLADRRLKAVLPDLLLPGLDTWIVAHEDLRRLPRVSILFDHLVRELARYSRPVRSGQFDGKPAS
- a CDS encoding LysR substrate-binding domain-containing protein — protein: MTPRRFLPPTALLCAFEAAARTQSFTQAARELSLTQSAVSRQIRALEDILGAPLFHREKQKVFLTLAGSAYAREIRDALNRISGATLGFRANPGGGTLHIAALPLFGARWLMPRLPRFLAAHPDLSVNVTTRLAPFDFRFDPVDAAIHFGLPEWPGSRLDFLMNENVVPLCSPALAAQLGCTAPADLIDAPLLHLVSRPDAWERWFAAMQVDPGEVHGMLVDQFALGIEAARAGLGVALLPEFLVASELARGELVKVFDAPWQGPESYYLVRPDTHENYTPLDVFADWIIYEAGLPSN
- a CDS encoding FecR family protein, with product MSIAEQDPIIERAIEWHVRLRDGGDDAWEAFAAWLEADPRHADAYERIEALDDRIGPLLDDIDRRQPANDLHDEPQPRRRFLYWAGGALAASVAAALLLIPQLASQSYEIATSAGERRQLALEQGTDIALNGDTKLVLDRENTRSAELVKGQVLFRVRHDDNRPFVVAVGDVRIVDVGTIFEVVRDGGEIRVAVSEGKVEYRAAGKTVPLDAGQSLIAASDGKITVSDTPIEAVGSWQHKRYLYAGAPLSRVAADLSRSLGVGIGVDPELGNRPFSGNLHIEGASEAELHRLAAALDVRLQREGRIWVMRPPTSAPD